The following proteins are co-located in the Micromonospora viridifaciens genome:
- a CDS encoding class I SAM-dependent methyltransferase: MATRTSSGIGPGPITPDGCAVDFYAQLPPAGEAEIMHAAIPPASTVLELGCGTGRILRRLAELGHSTLGVDESPDMLAHAADLDTVCSPIQALDLRRSFDAVLLASTLINTPDLALRAAMLNTAHQHTTPGGSLIIQRYPPERFDALAPSRGERDGIRYTVGTVHRDGPLLSTTIEYQAGGQRWTHTFTTRRLTDQELANALHNAGFGPIRWLTDDHSWLAATPT, translated from the coding sequence ATGGCCACCAGAACCAGCAGCGGCATCGGCCCTGGCCCGATCACCCCGGACGGCTGCGCGGTGGACTTCTACGCGCAACTCCCGCCCGCCGGCGAGGCCGAGATCATGCACGCGGCGATCCCACCCGCCAGCACCGTCCTGGAACTCGGCTGCGGTACCGGCCGAATCCTCCGCCGCCTCGCCGAGTTGGGCCACTCCACGCTGGGCGTGGATGAGTCCCCGGACATGCTCGCTCACGCGGCGGACCTCGACACGGTCTGCTCACCGATCCAGGCGCTGGACCTGCGCCGCAGCTTCGACGCCGTACTGCTGGCCAGCACGTTGATCAACACACCAGACCTGGCACTACGCGCCGCGATGCTCAACACCGCACACCAGCACACGACCCCAGGTGGGTCCTTGATCATCCAGCGCTACCCGCCGGAGCGGTTCGACGCGCTCGCCCCGTCCAGGGGCGAACGTGACGGCATCCGCTACACCGTCGGCACCGTCCACCGCGACGGTCCACTCCTCAGCACCACGATCGAGTACCAGGCTGGCGGCCAGCGATGGACGCACACCTTCACCACCCGTCGACTCACCGACCAGGAACTCGCCAACGCCCTGCACAACGCCGGATTCGGGCCTATCCGCTGGCTGACCGACGATCACTCCTGGCTCGCCGCGACTCCCACCTGA
- a CDS encoding GNAT family N-acetyltransferase, translating into MPLREEQIRDREPIGAIHRRAFGGEHGEIVAELVDALRRDDPTALSFVFEEADEVVGHIMFSRCLLDAPRRTVDVASLSPLAVAPEWQRRGVGSALVRRGLQELDERGVPLVFLEGDPRYYSRVGFGPAVEDGFRKPSLRIPDQAFQVVRLSAYEPWMTGTFVYSDTFWRHDCVGVRDKDA; encoded by the coding sequence ATGCCTCTTCGGGAAGAGCAGATTCGCGACCGTGAACCGATCGGCGCCATCCACCGGCGTGCCTTCGGCGGCGAACATGGCGAGATCGTGGCGGAGCTGGTGGACGCCCTGCGCCGCGACGATCCCACCGCTTTGTCCTTTGTGTTTGAGGAGGCGGACGAGGTCGTGGGGCACATAATGTTCAGCCGGTGTCTGCTGGACGCCCCGCGGCGAACCGTTGACGTTGCGTCACTGAGTCCGCTCGCCGTCGCCCCGGAGTGGCAGCGCCGCGGCGTCGGCTCCGCGCTTGTCCGCCGTGGTCTCCAGGAACTTGATGAACGCGGTGTGCCGCTCGTGTTCTTAGAGGGTGACCCGCGGTACTACTCCCGGGTCGGCTTCGGTCCTGCGGTAGAAGACGGCTTCCGTAAGCCGTCCTTGCGTATTCCTGATCAGGCCTTCCAGGTAGTCAGGCTGTCGGCATACGAGCCCTGGATGACCGGCACGTTCGTCTATTCGGACACGTTCTGGAGGCACGACTGTGTCGGCGTGCGTGACAAGGACGCCTGA
- a CDS encoding DUF7711 family protein: protein MRHQTAVRRLRTIADRCQRVSGLWDDQQVLVGAYAFGAVLEPHAAVPVVQMAFVLNLPADELTWCAQPQSCTGLVHLLEIDKAPVEWYWRPAVWPVANHLIHRPLRVWSLDGPDTTALDALECGEAEHLRMPAPTAAERQEQLTAELAASLAHLRRVEAGFWQRDWRSAHRGSGVYPEHHLWDAVHGYLDLLAAVQQHPGPPTRLGTGGPEAAGHLPGL from the coding sequence GTGCGTCATCAGACCGCGGTACGCCGGCTACGAACGATCGCGGACCGCTGCCAGCGGGTGAGCGGGCTGTGGGACGACCAGCAGGTACTGGTCGGCGCGTACGCGTTCGGTGCCGTGCTGGAGCCCCACGCGGCCGTGCCCGTGGTGCAGATGGCGTTCGTGCTCAACCTGCCCGCCGACGAGTTGACCTGGTGCGCGCAGCCGCAGTCGTGCACGGGGCTGGTCCATCTGCTGGAAATCGACAAAGCCCCGGTGGAGTGGTACTGGCGGCCGGCGGTGTGGCCGGTGGCCAACCATCTCATCCACCGACCGCTGCGCGTGTGGTCACTCGACGGGCCCGACACGACCGCACTGGACGCCCTCGAATGTGGCGAGGCCGAACACCTACGCATGCCGGCGCCCACCGCTGCCGAGCGCCAGGAGCAGCTGACGGCTGAACTCGCCGCGAGCCTGGCCCACCTCCGCCGAGTCGAAGCGGGTTTCTGGCAACGCGACTGGCGCTCAGCACACCGCGGATCCGGCGTCTATCCCGAGCACCACCTGTGGGACGCGGTGCACGGCTACCTGGACCTCCTGGCTGCGGTCCAGCAGCACCCGGGGCCGCCCACCCGACTGGGTACGGGCGGCCCCGAGGCCGCTGGTCACTTGCCGGGCTTGTAG
- a CDS encoding HD domain-containing protein, whose amino-acid sequence MTSAALRHALTDPGEPVLRFLPDHVNELLAALDAPPRLAAHLRAVHDVACQLAEALAQQCPQLAFDASAVLYGAATHDIGKTLHTDELSAPGSAHEPAGYQLLLQHGIDPALARFARTHAS is encoded by the coding sequence GTGACCTCAGCCGCCCTGCGCCACGCCCTCACCGACCCCGGCGAGCCGGTACTTCGCTTCCTGCCCGATCACGTCAACGAACTTCTCGCAGCCCTCGACGCGCCCCCGCGGCTCGCCGCGCATTTGCGTGCGGTGCACGATGTCGCCTGCCAGCTGGCCGAGGCGCTGGCCCAGCAATGCCCCCAGCTAGCCTTCGACGCCTCCGCAGTGCTCTACGGCGCGGCCACTCACGACATCGGCAAGACCCTGCACACCGACGAGCTGTCGGCGCCCGGCTCGGCGCACGAGCCCGCCGGCTACCAGCTGCTGCTCCAGCACGGGATCGACCCAGCGCTGGCACGGTTCGCTCGCACCCACGCCTCCTAG